In a genomic window of uncultured Flavobacterium sp.:
- the cysC gene encoding adenylyl-sulfate kinase — MILIQFTGLSGSGKTTLAENVRQLLIEKSYKVEIIDGDVYRKTICKDLGFSKEDRCENVRRLFNVGQNFISEDTIVLMSVINPYESLRNELRTHEFVRTVFLDCSIHNLIKRDPKGLYKKALLPDNDVNKINNFTGISDAFEVPENADLVLKTDVETVPFSTHKLYNFILDSLPNQA, encoded by the coding sequence ATGATTTTAATACAATTTACAGGCTTATCAGGTTCAGGAAAAACGACATTAGCAGAAAATGTTCGGCAACTGTTAATTGAAAAAAGTTATAAAGTCGAAATAATCGATGGCGATGTTTATAGAAAAACAATTTGCAAAGATTTGGGATTTTCTAAAGAAGACAGATGTGAAAATGTTCGCCGACTTTTTAATGTTGGACAAAATTTTATTAGCGAAGACACAATCGTTTTAATGTCCGTTATAAATCCTTACGAAAGTCTGAGAAATGAATTGAGAACACATGAATTTGTAAGAACAGTTTTTTTGGATTGTTCTATACATAATTTGATCAAAAGAGATCCAAAAGGATTGTACAAAAAAGCATTGTTGCCGGATAATGACGTTAATAAAATAAACAATTTTACAGGAATAAGTGATGCTTTTGAAGTTCCTGAAAATGCCGATTTAGTATTGAAAACAGATGTTGAAACAGTGCCTTTTTCGACTCATAAACTTTATAATTTTATTCTTGACAGCTTGCCAAATCAAGCTTAG
- a CDS encoding NAD-dependent deacylase — translation MKKKLVVLTGAGISAESGIKTFRDSDGLWEGHDVMEVATPEGWRKNQELVLDFYNKRRQQLKEVEPNLGHKILAELEKDFDVHIITQNVDDLHERAGSTKVLHLHGELLKVRSIENRNLIFDWKEDLYTGDLDENGHQLRPHIVWFGEDVPALEEAIEITETADYFAVIGTSLQVYPAAGLISYTYSITPVFYIDPKPIAIPNIQNKVEVIAKVASEGVAKLRERLLEIEKAI, via the coding sequence ATGAAAAAGAAATTGGTTGTTTTAACCGGAGCTGGAATTAGTGCCGAAAGCGGAATCAAAACTTTTCGCGACAGCGATGGTTTATGGGAAGGTCACGATGTTATGGAAGTTGCAACTCCTGAAGGCTGGAGAAAAAATCAAGAATTGGTTCTTGACTTTTACAACAAAAGACGCCAACAGCTTAAAGAAGTTGAACCAAATTTGGGACACAAAATCTTAGCCGAATTAGAAAAAGATTTTGATGTTCATATTATTACTCAAAATGTAGATGATTTGCATGAACGCGCCGGAAGTACAAAAGTTTTGCATTTGCATGGAGAATTACTAAAAGTGCGAAGTATTGAAAACAGAAATCTAATTTTTGATTGGAAAGAAGATTTATATACGGGCGATCTGGACGAAAACGGACATCAGCTTCGACCACATATTGTTTGGTTTGGCGAAGATGTTCCTGCGCTTGAAGAAGCAATTGAAATTACGGAAACTGCCGATTATTTTGCCGTTATTGGAACTTCTTTGCAAGTTTATCCTGCCGCGGGATTAATTTCGTATACCTATAGTATTACACCCGTTTTTTATATTGATCCAAAACCAATCGCGATTCCTAATATTCAGAATAAAGTTGAAGTTATCGCAAAAGTTGCCTCTGAAGGTGTAGCCAAATTAAGAGAAAGATTATTGGAAATAGAAAAGGCAATATGA
- a CDS encoding sterol desaturase family protein codes for MIFESWLQELTQYNLASLFIFFLIENLILILLSVVLAKIIEYNNTKLNKSDRKWIISTLICNTFITLLGFELYHFGILKIDFSPSLLSIFTGTLLLIVVMDFFMFCFHFLAHYLKWFYPIHELHHTHVETSVYSLYVLHPIETLGFGIIWLFSITILDFNYLSIIIYLILNLSYGIFGHLKTDIFPDFWYKSNFTKWISTTQFHSNHHKHQSHNYGFYFTIWDKIFKTIF; via the coding sequence ATGATATTCGAAAGTTGGTTGCAGGAATTAACACAATATAATTTAGCATCTTTATTTATTTTCTTTTTAATCGAAAATTTAATTCTGATCTTACTTTCTGTTGTTCTTGCCAAAATAATCGAATACAATAATACCAAATTGAACAAATCAGATCGTAAATGGATTATTTCAACCTTAATCTGTAATACATTCATAACGCTTTTGGGTTTTGAATTGTATCATTTTGGCATTCTCAAAATAGATTTTTCGCCATCGCTATTATCAATATTCACAGGCACTTTGTTGCTGATTGTAGTAATGGATTTTTTTATGTTTTGTTTCCACTTTTTGGCGCATTACTTAAAATGGTTTTATCCCATTCACGAACTTCATCATACGCATGTCGAAACGAGCGTTTATAGTTTGTATGTTCTGCATCCAATAGAAACTTTGGGTTTTGGGATTATCTGGTTATTTTCAATTACGATTTTAGATTTCAATTATCTGAGTATTATTATTTATCTAATTTTAAATTTGTCGTATGGAATATTTGGACATTTAAAAACCGATATTTTTCCTGATTTCTGGTATAAAAGCAATTTCACAAAATGGATTTCTACAACTCAATTTCATTCGAATCATCATAAACATCAATCTCATAATTATGGTTTTTATTTTACGATTTGGGACAAAATCTTCAAAACTATTTTTTAA
- the purB gene encoding adenylosuccinate lyase has product MTTLNELNAISPIDGRYRSKTLSLAPFFSEEALIKYRVLVEIEYFIALCEVPLPQLADVNSNLFDSLRNIYKNFSTEDALWIKETEKVTNHDVKAVEYFIKDAFEKLGLSQYKEFIHFGLTSQDINNTAIPLSTKEAFEQVYMPSLISLISKLKELSVEWKDIPMLARTHGQPASPTRLGKEILVFVERLEEQMRLLFNIPFAAKFGGATGNYNAHHVAYPQIDWKQFGSKFVETDLGLHHSFPTTQIEHYDHFAAFFDALKRINNIIIDLDRDIWTYVSMDYFKQKIKAGEIGSSAMPHKVNPIDFENSEGNLGIANAIFEHLAAKLPISRLQRDLTDSTVLRNIGVPMGHTIIAFEASLKGLNKLLLNEAKFAEDLEKNWAVVAEAIQTILRREAYPNPYEALKGLTRTNEAIDKKAIHNFIATLEVSDAIKNELLAITPANFTGI; this is encoded by the coding sequence ATGACTACTTTAAACGAATTGAATGCCATATCGCCAATTGACGGAAGATATAGAAGCAAAACCCTTTCATTAGCACCTTTTTTCTCTGAAGAAGCTTTAATCAAATACCGTGTATTAGTTGAGATTGAATACTTTATTGCCTTGTGCGAAGTGCCATTACCACAACTAGCTGACGTAAATTCAAATTTATTTGACAGTTTAAGAAATATCTATAAAAATTTCTCTACTGAAGATGCTCTTTGGATTAAAGAAACAGAGAAAGTGACCAACCACGACGTAAAAGCGGTTGAATATTTTATCAAAGATGCTTTTGAAAAACTAGGTTTATCTCAATACAAAGAGTTCATTCACTTCGGATTAACTTCTCAGGATATTAACAATACTGCGATTCCGCTTTCTACAAAAGAAGCTTTTGAGCAAGTTTATATGCCATCTTTAATTTCTTTAATTTCTAAATTAAAAGAATTAAGTGTTGAATGGAAGGATATTCCAATGTTGGCTCGTACGCACGGACAACCGGCTTCTCCTACTCGTTTGGGTAAAGAAATTTTGGTTTTTGTAGAGCGTCTTGAAGAGCAAATGCGTTTGTTATTTAATATTCCGTTTGCTGCTAAATTTGGTGGTGCAACAGGAAATTATAATGCGCATCATGTTGCTTATCCGCAAATCGACTGGAAACAGTTTGGAAGTAAATTTGTTGAAACTGATCTTGGTTTACACCATTCTTTTCCAACGACTCAAATTGAACATTATGATCATTTTGCTGCATTTTTTGATGCTTTAAAAAGAATAAACAATATCATTATCGATTTAGATCGTGATATCTGGACGTATGTTTCAATGGATTATTTTAAACAAAAAATCAAAGCGGGAGAAATTGGATCTTCTGCAATGCCACATAAAGTTAACCCAATTGATTTTGAAAACTCTGAAGGAAATTTAGGAATCGCAAATGCTATTTTTGAGCATTTGGCTGCTAAATTACCTATTTCAAGATTACAACGTGATTTAACTGATAGTACTGTTTTACGTAATATTGGTGTTCCGATGGGACATACAATTATTGCTTTTGAAGCTTCTTTAAAAGGTTTAAACAAATTGTTATTAAACGAAGCTAAATTTGCTGAAGATTTAGAGAAAAACTGGGCTGTAGTTGCTGAGGCAATTCAGACGATTTTACGTCGTGAGGCTTATCCAAATCCATACGAAGCTTTGAAAGGTTTGACAAGAACAAACGAAGCTATTGACAAAAAAGCAATTCATAATTTCATTGCAACTTTAGAAGTTTCTGATGCTATTAAGAACGAATTACTAGCGATTACGCCTGCTAATTTCACAGGAATTTAA
- a CDS encoding cation:proton antiporter yields MIALNAAAQTTHHLQPLISDLGLILMTAGIAVLIFKKLKQPLVLGYLIAGFLAGNHFDFFPSITDMKSVEVWAEIGVIFLLFSLGLEFSFKKLMKVGGTSSVTAITQIMFMVIIGYCVGQWMDWSKMDSIFLGATLSISSTTIIIRAFDELGVKGKKFVGIVFGALIVEDIVAILMLVLLSTIAVSDQVSGGALLQSVLKLVFFLIIWFLGGIFIIPTFLKKAKHLLTDEMLLIISLALCLMMVMFAANVGFSPALGAFIMGSIIAETTQAEKIEHLIQPVKDLFGAVFFVSVGMLINPETLVTYALPVALITLLTIFGKAFSSSVGALLSGQPLKQSVQTGMSLAQIGEFSFIIATLGMTLKVTSDFLYPIIVAVSAITTFTTPFLIKYSDPFSGYLERKLPKKWVKNINRYSVNAQAIKSVSTWQVVLRASVTQIILHTIIITAIILLSSKFVAPLVADTRFGNTLAALITLVVIAPFLWALSLRRVKVNEVDELWEERKYRGALLMLILIRMSLGLFFVGFLLNIFFSPLVAFIALIIAIGAYQLFPKKLNEQYHKIENHFLKNLNDRENKKIDRRYANLMPWDGHMSIFDIGKESNLAGKTLEELRIRENLGINIAFIRRGEVTIPIPTKNERLFPGDEICVIGTDEQITQFTNYLDKQVEAANSIDETEIVLRQMEISNEEFVQKTIGQFRGKTGGLVVGLERNGNRILNPESHLLLEKNDIIWVVGDKKRMNELTKKSVNIPI; encoded by the coding sequence ATGATTGCCTTAAACGCCGCTGCACAGACTACACACCACTTACAACCCCTTATTAGCGACTTGGGCTTAATCCTGATGACCGCAGGAATCGCCGTTTTAATATTTAAAAAACTGAAACAACCTCTTGTTTTAGGATATCTGATAGCCGGATTTTTAGCCGGAAACCACTTTGATTTTTTCCCATCAATAACAGACATGAAAAGTGTTGAAGTCTGGGCCGAAATTGGGGTTATATTTCTCTTGTTTAGTTTGGGACTCGAATTTAGTTTTAAGAAACTGATGAAAGTCGGCGGAACGTCTTCTGTCACCGCCATAACGCAGATTATGTTTATGGTCATTATAGGCTATTGCGTCGGGCAATGGATGGATTGGAGTAAAATGGATAGTATTTTTCTTGGTGCCACGCTTTCGATATCATCAACAACTATTATTATTAGGGCGTTTGATGAACTTGGAGTTAAAGGAAAAAAGTTCGTTGGAATTGTATTTGGTGCTTTAATTGTCGAAGATATTGTAGCGATATTAATGTTGGTTTTATTATCGACAATTGCGGTTAGCGATCAGGTTTCTGGCGGTGCATTATTACAATCGGTTTTAAAATTAGTCTTCTTTTTAATCATATGGTTTTTGGGCGGAATCTTCATTATTCCAACATTTCTTAAGAAAGCAAAACATCTTTTGACAGACGAAATGTTACTTATTATTTCGCTGGCTCTTTGTTTAATGATGGTTATGTTTGCTGCCAATGTTGGATTCTCTCCTGCTTTGGGTGCATTTATTATGGGTTCTATTATTGCAGAAACTACTCAGGCAGAAAAAATAGAGCATTTGATTCAGCCTGTAAAAGATTTATTTGGTGCGGTTTTCTTTGTATCTGTGGGAATGTTAATCAATCCGGAAACTTTGGTTACTTATGCACTTCCGGTTGCTCTTATTACGCTTTTAACCATTTTCGGAAAAGCATTTAGTTCTTCTGTTGGTGCTTTATTATCTGGACAACCTCTTAAACAATCTGTTCAAACCGGTATGAGTTTGGCACAAATTGGGGAGTTTTCGTTTATTATTGCAACTCTTGGAATGACGCTTAAAGTAACTAGCGATTTTTTATATCCAATAATTGTTGCGGTATCTGCCATTACAACTTTTACAACTCCGTTTTTAATTAAATATTCTGATCCGTTTTCTGGATATTTAGAAAGAAAACTACCAAAAAAATGGGTCAAAAATATCAACCGTTATAGTGTCAATGCACAAGCGATTAAATCTGTAAGTACATGGCAAGTAGTACTTCGCGCATCTGTAACACAAATTATACTGCATACAATAATTATTACGGCAATCATTTTATTGTCATCAAAATTTGTAGCTCCATTAGTTGCCGATACTCGTTTTGGAAACACATTGGCAGCATTGATTACTTTGGTTGTAATTGCACCATTTTTATGGGCACTTTCATTGCGACGCGTAAAGGTCAATGAAGTCGATGAATTATGGGAAGAACGTAAATATCGTGGTGCGCTTTTAATGTTGATTTTAATAAGAATGAGCCTTGGTTTATTTTTCGTTGGATTTTTATTGAACATTTTCTTCTCGCCTTTAGTTGCTTTTATTGCCTTAATTATTGCAATTGGGGCGTATCAATTGTTTCCAAAAAAATTAAACGAGCAATATCATAAAATCGAAAATCACTTTTTGAAGAATTTAAATGATCGCGAAAACAAAAAAATTGACCGAAGATATGCCAATTTAATGCCTTGGGACGGTCACATGTCTATTTTTGATATTGGAAAAGAATCAAATTTGGCAGGAAAAACTTTGGAAGAATTGCGCATTCGCGAAAACTTAGGAATCAACATTGCTTTTATAAGACGTGGCGAAGTCACAATACCAATTCCGACTAAAAATGAACGTCTGTTTCCAGGTGACGAAATTTGTGTTATTGGTACTGATGAACAAATTACGCAATTTACCAACTATTTAGATAAACAAGTTGAAGCCGCAAACAGCATAGACGAAACTGAAATCGTATTGCGTCAAATGGAAATTTCTAATGAAGAGTTTGTTCAAAAAACGATTGGGCAATTTAGAGGAAAAACTGGCGGACTTGTTGTAGGACTTGAAAGAAACGGTAATCGAATTTTAAATCCTGAATCTCATTTACTCTTAGAAAAAAATGACATTATTTGGGTTGTCGGCGATAAAAAACGAATGAATGAATTAACCAAAAAGAGCGTTAATATACCTATTTAA
- a CDS encoding peroxiredoxin: MSTLRLGDIAPDFHAETTEGPINFHEWLGDSWGVLFSHPADFTPVCTTELGTVANYVPEFKKRNTKVIALSVDGLESHKEWIKDINETQNTTVNFPIIADEDKKIATLYDMLHPNASEKFTVRSVFVIGPDKKIKLTLTYPASTGRNFDELLRVIDSLQLTANYSVATPANWKDGEDVVITPAVPDSDIPAKFPKGHTPIKPYLRITPQPNK, translated from the coding sequence ATGTCAACATTAAGATTAGGAGATATTGCTCCGGATTTTCATGCAGAAACGACCGAAGGGCCAATCAATTTTCATGAATGGTTAGGAGATTCTTGGGGAGTTTTATTTTCGCATCCTGCAGATTTTACACCTGTTTGTACAACAGAATTAGGAACGGTTGCTAACTATGTTCCGGAATTTAAAAAAAGAAATACAAAAGTTATAGCGCTAAGTGTAGATGGTTTAGAGTCTCACAAAGAGTGGATTAAAGATATTAACGAAACTCAAAATACAACCGTTAATTTCCCAATAATTGCCGACGAAGATAAAAAAATCGCAACTTTATATGATATGCTGCACCCAAATGCAAGCGAGAAATTTACTGTTCGTTCTGTGTTTGTAATTGGTCCTGACAAAAAGATAAAATTGACTTTAACATATCCAGCTTCAACAGGAAGAAATTTTGATGAATTACTTCGTGTGATCGATAGTTTGCAATTAACAGCAAATTATAGCGTAGCAACTCCTGCAAACTGGAAAGACGGTGAAGATGTAGTAATCACGCCAGCAGTTCCAGACAGTGATATTCCTGCTAAATTCCCAAAAGGACACACACCAATAAAACCATATTTGCGTATTACACCGCAACCGAATAAATAA
- a CDS encoding AEC family transporter has product MNNFILIFFFLTLGLVLQRVKRFPTNIYKILNKIVIYICLPAITLYHIPKIKWSNELLFPIASGWICFILAFVFFHFLGRKFGWSNKLIGCLILTAGLSNSSFLGYPIIEALFGKKGLETAVLVDQPGTFVVVSTLGVFVAAFYSKGSPNAISIIKKVLLFPPFLTFVVACLMNISDYQFNIDIQAFLLKLGSLVTPLALLSVGLQLQFDRRSQHWKFLRLGLFFKLILSPLVIFVLYVFIFNQHSEAIKVTLMEVAMAPMITGAILASTYGLKPRLSSMMIGFGIPISFLTLAVWYLVLQFI; this is encoded by the coding sequence ATGAACAATTTTATTTTAATATTTTTTTTCCTGACATTAGGTTTGGTTTTACAAAGAGTAAAACGCTTTCCGACTAATATTTACAAGATTTTAAATAAAATTGTAATTTATATTTGTCTACCTGCAATTACTTTATATCATATTCCAAAAATAAAATGGAGCAATGAATTATTGTTCCCAATTGCTTCAGGTTGGATTTGTTTTATTTTGGCGTTTGTTTTTTTTCATTTCTTGGGAAGAAAATTTGGCTGGTCAAACAAACTTATTGGCTGTCTGATTTTAACTGCCGGATTAAGCAATAGTTCTTTTCTTGGATATCCTATAATTGAGGCTTTATTTGGAAAAAAAGGTTTAGAAACGGCTGTTTTGGTCGATCAACCCGGAACTTTTGTAGTAGTTTCGACTTTGGGAGTTTTTGTGGCGGCTTTTTATTCGAAAGGAAGTCCAAATGCAATTAGTATTATTAAAAAAGTATTGCTTTTTCCGCCATTTCTCACATTTGTTGTTGCTTGTTTAATGAATATTTCAGATTATCAATTTAATATTGATATTCAGGCTTTTTTATTAAAATTAGGAAGTTTGGTGACACCGTTGGCATTACTTTCAGTAGGATTGCAACTTCAATTTGACCGAAGAAGTCAACACTGGAAATTTCTTCGACTTGGACTTTTCTTCAAGTTAATTCTAAGTCCTTTGGTAATTTTCGTGTTGTATGTTTTTATTTTCAATCAACATTCAGAAGCTATAAAAGTTACTTTGATGGAAGTTGCGATGGCTCCAATGATTACAGGCGCAATTCTGGCTTCAACTTACGGATTAAAACCCAGATTAAGCAGTATGATGATTGGTTTTGGAATCCCAATTTCGTTTTTAACGCTTGCTGTTTGGTACTTGGTTCTTCAATTTATTTAG
- a CDS encoding Crp/Fnr family transcriptional regulator, protein MQQIRDNFERMAKLSDEEWDAFSSKLIREEFPKKAAILKKDHLENYLSFVEKGLVRYYIPREDTDLTFAFVFDGEFASGYDSFITRLPAHYNIEALADTVLWRISYNDLQDIYAETKIGNTIGRLASESLFLKKTKRELSLLNDSAEQRYRNLFTEQPQLIQKIPQKYLASYIGITPQALSRIRKRIY, encoded by the coding sequence ATGCAGCAAATAAGAGACAATTTTGAGCGAATGGCAAAACTTTCCGATGAAGAATGGGATGCGTTTTCTTCAAAATTAATACGCGAAGAATTTCCGAAGAAAGCCGCCATACTTAAAAAAGATCATTTAGAAAACTATCTTTCATTTGTCGAGAAAGGATTAGTGCGATATTATATTCCTCGTGAAGATACCGATCTCACTTTTGCATTTGTATTTGATGGCGAATTTGCGAGTGGTTACGATTCCTTTATTACAAGATTGCCAGCACATTATAACATTGAAGCTTTGGCTGACACCGTACTTTGGCGCATATCTTATAATGATCTTCAGGACATTTATGCCGAAACCAAAATTGGTAATACAATTGGTCGTCTTGCAAGCGAAAGCTTATTTCTTAAAAAAACTAAACGAGAACTTTCACTTCTTAATGATTCTGCAGAACAACGCTATCGCAATTTGTTTACAGAGCAACCACAATTAATCCAGAAGATTCCTCAAAAGTATCTTGCGTCTTATATTGGCATTACTCCACAAGCTTTAAGCCGAATAAGAAAGCGCATTTATTAA
- a CDS encoding Rrf2 family transcriptional regulator produces the protein MISGKFAITIHILTLLTKYPNDFLSSEYIAGSINLNPVLVRKEIANLKAHHIVESKEGKNGGTKLAVDPSKITLKEIFEMTFETINLGYAKNQPNPDCPVGKKINQNLSSLYADMNQKVSLQLEGISLEDFSNQF, from the coding sequence ATGATTTCAGGTAAATTTGCCATAACGATTCACATTTTGACTTTGCTGACAAAATACCCAAATGATTTTTTATCATCTGAGTATATTGCCGGAAGCATCAATTTGAATCCTGTTTTGGTTCGAAAAGAAATTGCCAACCTAAAAGCACATCATATTGTAGAAAGTAAAGAAGGTAAAAATGGCGGAACAAAACTTGCTGTTGATCCTTCGAAAATTACATTAAAAGAAATATTTGAAATGACCTTTGAAACCATTAACTTAGGGTATGCAAAAAATCAGCCTAATCCTGATTGTCCTGTTGGAAAAAAGATCAATCAAAACTTAAGTTCTTTATATGCTGATATGAATCAAAAAGTTAGTCTACAATTAGAAGGAATTTCATTGGAAGATTTTTCTAATCAATTCTAA
- a CDS encoding NAD(P)H-binding protein: protein MKIAIIGATGFVGSAILNELANRNHDITAIARNPKDTSNATWKSADIFNIDALAEILKGNDVVINAYNSGWTNPNIYDDFIAGSKAIQEAVTKSGVKRFITIGGAGSLFVAPGLQAVDTPDFPKEYYAGATAARDYLNILKEEKELDWAFFSPAFEMHQGITTGRTGKYRLGLENPVFNDEQRSILSVEDLAVVIADEAENAKHHQVRFTAAY, encoded by the coding sequence ATGAAAATCGCAATTATTGGAGCAACCGGATTTGTTGGCTCAGCAATCTTAAACGAATTAGCAAACAGAAATCATGACATTACTGCTATTGCAAGAAACCCAAAAGACACTTCGAATGCAACTTGGAAAAGTGCTGATATTTTTAATATTGATGCTTTGGCAGAAATTCTAAAAGGAAATGACGTTGTAATCAATGCTTATAATTCAGGTTGGACAAATCCAAACATTTACGATGACTTCATTGCAGGATCAAAAGCGATTCAGGAAGCGGTTACAAAATCTGGCGTAAAACGTTTTATTACAATTGGTGGTGCCGGAAGTTTATTTGTTGCTCCGGGTTTACAAGCGGTTGATACTCCAGATTTTCCAAAAGAATATTACGCTGGCGCAACTGCAGCAAGAGACTATTTGAATATTTTGAAAGAAGAAAAAGAATTGGATTGGGCATTTTTCAGTCCAGCTTTCGAAATGCACCAAGGAATTACAACAGGAAGAACAGGAAAATATCGTTTAGGATTAGAGAATCCAGTTTTTAACGACGAACAAAGAAGTATTTTATCTGTTGAGGATTTAGCGGTTGTTATTGCTGATGAAGCCGAAAACGCAAAACATCATCAAGTTCGTTTTACAGCAGCTTATTAA
- the meaB gene encoding methylmalonyl Co-A mutase-associated GTPase MeaB, which yields MSSSKKQSSSLQEKAGISPPEITNVSAIHQIKKNRRKQPSSTELIDGILNGNRTALSRAITLVESTNPEHAAKANEVINGCLPHANKSIRIGITGVPGVGKSTFIEAFGSYLTQLGKKVAVLAVDPSSSLSHGSILGDKTRMEELVKDENAFIRPSASGDTLGGVARKTRESIILCEAAGFDTIIIETVGVGQSETAVHSMVDFFLLLKISGAGDELQGIKRGIMEMADAIVINKADGDNIKKANQAKLEFNRALHLFPPKKSNWQPKVTTCSAITKDGISEIWNTISHYVEMTNEFGFFSEKRKEQNQFWMMETINEQLKLNFYNHPKIIEQLEQIKKAVQNDETSPFAAAQFLLNEYKKQL from the coding sequence TTGTCAAGTTCAAAAAAACAATCAAGCAGCTTACAAGAAAAAGCCGGAATTTCGCCTCCTGAAATCACCAATGTTTCTGCTATTCATCAAATTAAAAAAAACAGAAGAAAACAACCTTCTTCAACTGAATTAATTGATGGAATTTTAAACGGAAACAGAACGGCATTAAGTCGTGCTATAACTTTGGTCGAAAGCACAAATCCTGAACATGCTGCAAAAGCAAATGAAGTTATTAATGGATGTTTGCCACACGCTAATAAATCAATCCGAATAGGAATTACCGGAGTTCCCGGAGTTGGAAAAAGTACTTTTATTGAAGCCTTTGGAAGTTATTTGACCCAATTAGGTAAAAAAGTAGCTGTTTTGGCAGTTGATCCAAGCAGTTCGCTTTCGCACGGAAGTATTCTTGGTGATAAAACCCGAATGGAAGAATTGGTAAAAGATGAAAATGCTTTTATCAGACCAAGTGCTTCCGGAGATACTTTGGGCGGTGTGGCCAGAAAAACACGAGAATCAATTATACTTTGTGAAGCCGCAGGTTTTGACACTATTATTATCGAAACTGTTGGTGTTGGACAAAGTGAAACTGCTGTTCATAGTATGGTTGACTTTTTCTTATTATTGAAAATTTCCGGTGCCGGCGATGAACTTCAGGGTATAAAACGCGGTATTATGGAAATGGCCGATGCTATTGTAATCAATAAAGCGGACGGCGATAATATCAAAAAAGCAAATCAGGCAAAACTGGAATTCAACCGTGCTTTGCATTTATTTCCTCCAAAAAAATCAAACTGGCAGCCAAAAGTTACTACTTGCAGCGCAATTACAAAAGATGGTATTTCAGAAATTTGGAATACAATTTCTCATTATGTCGAAATGACAAATGAATTTGGTTTCTTCAGCGAAAAGCGAAAAGAACAAAATCAATTCTGGATGATGGAAACCATAAATGAGCAACTAAAACTCAACTTTTACAATCACCCTAAGATTATTGAACAATTGGAACAAATAAAAAAAGCGGTGCAAAATGATGAAACATCACCTTTTGCAGCCGCTCAGTTTTTATTGAATGAATATAAAAAACAGCTCTAA